A segment of the Bdellovibrio bacteriovorus genome:
TTTCGCCGTTCCCGGTGCCAAACGAACGTGGCGCTGAGGCCATTAAACGTGCGATCAAGATTTACACCAAAATCGAAATGGACTTCCCGCATTTCAAACAAATGGATGCGGTTTTGTTCAATAACGCCTTCGCCAATCAGCAGATTGCGCAGTACAAGGTGTCTGAACTGCTTTACCACAAACTTTTGACTCAATTCCCTAAATCCCCGCTGATCGCCGATGGTACTTTGGCGGTGGGTGAACTGCTTTATGACCAGGGTAAATTCTCTCAGGCTCTGGAGCACTTCCTGCGCGTGGAAAAATTCCCGAACAGCCGTGTTTATTCCTACGGCATGTACAAGGCCGCCTGGGCTTACTACAACATGCGTGACAGTGAAAACGGCATCAAGAAACTGGTACAGGTTGTAAAAACGAACCCACCGTTGCAGGACGGCGAGGTGCCAACCAACCGCCACAACCTGCGTCGTGAGGCCATGCGTGACCTGACGGTGTTCATCGGTGACTCTTATCCAGCCAACAAGCTTTATTCTTTCTTTGAAGATCTCGCCACAGAAGAAGAACTGGGTCAGTCCATGATTGACCTGGCGAAACTTTACGAATCCCATTCCCGCCAGAAAGAGATGAATATCTTCCTGGAAGAATACATCGACAAACGTTCGATGGGTCCGGACGTGGTGCGCTCTCACCTGTTCCTGGTCGAAGCCAACGAAACTTTGAAGAAACGCGACAAGGTTATCAACCACCTGCAATACGCATCGGACCTTTGTAAAAAGGACTCCGCTTGGAGAGGCATGCAGAAAGTGGACGTTTTGGAATCTTCCTGCGTGGAAGGATTCCGTCACACCAGCCTCGACATGGCCAAAAAATGGTGGGAGATCTGGCTTAAGAACAAACAAAACATGGAATTCTCGGATTTGACCCAGCAGTTGTTCAAACTGATTCTGGAAAACGAGGACCCGACCAAACCAGACCTGAAAACCCGTTTTGCTTACGCGGAACTGCTGTTCCAACTGCAAAAGTATGACGAAGCCAGCGTTCAGTATAAAATGGTCGGCGACAAATCCGCAGAACCAGTCATGAAACACGATGCGAACTATGCGGCCCTGTATGCCAAAGAAAAAAGCATCGAAAAGAAAAAAGACCCACTCAAAGAAGCTGAACGCAAAGAACTTGCTGCCAACTATCTTTCCAAGCATCCAACTGGCAAGTTTGCGACTTTGATCAAATTCAAAATCGGTCACATTGCATACGAGGAAGCCAATTATCCGGAAGCGGAAAAATGGCTGATGCCACTGACATCCCTGAAAGGGGCTGACAACGCCGACATCAAGAAAAAATCCGAGGATCTGATCCTGGATATGATGAACCTGCGCAAAGATTACGCAGGCATCAAGGACTTCTCAAAGAAAGTCATGGCATCCAGTGCTGACGACGGCCGCAAGAAAAGCATGAATAAAATCATGGAAGAGGCGCATTTCACTGAAATCCAGGAGTTTGCCAAGACTGGCGACAAAAACCAGGCATCTGAAAAGCTGATGTCCTTCGCCAAAGAACACGAAGGCTCAAAACTGGCACAGGATGCTCTGTGGCAGGCCCTGAGTCTGCAATACAGCGAAGGCCGTGTATATGACGCTGCAGAAGCTTCTGTGAAATTCGTGCAGAAACATCCTGATGACAAACGCAACCTGGATGCTTTGAAAGAAGCGGCCAAGGCTTACGCGGATGTCGGTCAGATCTCTAAATCCGCAGAGACTCTTTTGAAGATTGCGGATCTGGACAAGAAAAACCGCAACACTCACCTGGAACTTGCGGCGGACATTTATATCCTTGAAAAGAAAAACAAGGAAGCCCGTGCCGCGTACATGGGCATCCTGAATGGCGCTGATAACAAAACCCTGCAGCGTATTTATGGCAAATTGATGGATTCCTACAAGTCCGAACCACGCTCTGGCGAACTTGAGAAAATCCAGAACCAGGTTCTGGCAAAGGGGCTTGAACCTTACACAACTCAGATCATGATTGACCGCGCGAAGGCCTTGCTGGATTCCGGCAAAACGACCGCAGCCTTTGATCTGGCGATGAAAGCCAACGGTCGTGACGTGGCGCCGGAAATACGTGCGGAAGCCCGTCTGATTCAGGCCCGTATTCTGGAAAAAGAGCTGGTCGCACAAAGTGTGAAAGCCCGCGAGGAAAAATTCGCGATGGTGCTTTCCATGAAAACCGAGAAACTGGACAAGGCGCACACGGCTTACTACACCACTCTGAAGATGTCGAAGGATCCATTCCAGCAGTTGGAAGCCATGCGCGGTATTGACCGTTGCTACGACAACTTCATCTCAAGCCTGACAAACATGCCATTGCCGGCATCACTGACTCCGGCCGATCAGGAAGCTTTGCGTGGTGAGATCGCAAAACTGACAGCGCCGATCCAGGAAAAGAAAAATGAAAACGAAGCCAAACTGAAAGTTCTGGCTGCCGCCAAAGGACAGGCCGCAACGAATGAGCGCAGCTTTGCCTCCATCCGTGTGGATCAGACAGTTCCACCGGTGGCCCAATACCCTGCCGCTGACAAAATGACAGCTTATCTTCCAGCCTCCTCGGACATGACCATCGGCAAGGTGTCCCGTTTTGAGACCCGCACTCCGAAAGCTTGTAACAGAAGTGCCATCCTGACCGGCCAACTGGCGAAT
Coding sequences within it:
- a CDS encoding tetratricopeptide repeat protein, whose translation is MIRTIVLLLAFHLFSHYCFAADKNTKGLLPEVSMTQGSESDNEKKAFSSEIMITRSENRAIESLQVIIKKNKGAKNEADLWYRLAELYMRRSKSGRFFDLHQDTPLMKLSPFPVPNERGAEAIKRAIKIYTKIEMDFPHFKQMDAVLFNNAFANQQIAQYKVSELLYHKLLTQFPKSPLIADGTLAVGELLYDQGKFSQALEHFLRVEKFPNSRVYSYGMYKAAWAYYNMRDSENGIKKLVQVVKTNPPLQDGEVPTNRHNLRREAMRDLTVFIGDSYPANKLYSFFEDLATEEELGQSMIDLAKLYESHSRQKEMNIFLEEYIDKRSMGPDVVRSHLFLVEANETLKKRDKVINHLQYASDLCKKDSAWRGMQKVDVLESSCVEGFRHTSLDMAKKWWEIWLKNKQNMEFSDLTQQLFKLILENEDPTKPDLKTRFAYAELLFQLQKYDEASVQYKMVGDKSAEPVMKHDANYAALYAKEKSIEKKKDPLKEAERKELAANYLSKHPTGKFATLIKFKIGHIAYEEANYPEAEKWLMPLTSLKGADNADIKKKSEDLILDMMNLRKDYAGIKDFSKKVMASSADDGRKKSMNKIMEEAHFTEIQEFAKTGDKNQASEKLMSFAKEHEGSKLAQDALWQALSLQYSEGRVYDAAEASVKFVQKHPDDKRNLDALKEAAKAYADVGQISKSAETLLKIADLDKKNRNTHLELAADIYILEKKNKEARAAYMGILNGADNKTLQRIYGKLMDSYKSEPRSGELEKIQNQVLAKGLEPYTTQIMIDRAKALLDSGKTTAAFDLAMKANGRDVAPEIRAEARLIQARILEKELVAQSVKAREEKFAMVLSMKTEKLDKAHTAYYTTLKMSKDPFQQLEAMRGIDRCYDNFISSLTNMPLPASLTPADQEALRGEIAKLTAPIQEKKNENEAKLKVLAAAKGQAATNERSFASIRVDQTVPPVAQYPAADKMTAYLPASSDMTIGKVSRFETRTPKACNRSAILTGQLANVNTLEVAGNCYYSRQYEMVEKLGLELAKSKDTRALGLFYASVGADARGYNDKAMWMIDAALKVQPEAAPYVYQKARLLYKEDGMNSAMPFFDKVLDMQMASTEMKTFAGVKAFSEGDFTKAIENFSAISKEQLYTLNVGTLMSEAYAQKGEVDKALSVVKDLLGSKKDNTDFLLQQAHLFETYKQSPTLALDSYERAFKASQQLEMRDWLGKKIQYLKNQNKVGQHVISGDL